The following are encoded together in the Cohaesibacter gelatinilyticus genome:
- the thiE gene encoding thiamine phosphate synthase, translating into MRQMIDLSLYLVLDPDLCEPLGMVETTRRAVAGGITAVQLRHKTATTEEFIAIGKELKEVLKGTEVALVINDNVEAAHALQADVLHIGQGDMPVEEARKLIGPEMILGLSVERLDLVKQVDASQVDYIGIGPVFATPTKPDHKPAIGFDGLAEIAVASPVPTVAIGGLKAEHVAQILEAGADGLAIVSAICGQKDVTSATEEFSKLIKEARS; encoded by the coding sequence ATGAGACAGATGATCGATCTTTCGCTCTATCTGGTTCTCGACCCCGACCTTTGTGAGCCTTTGGGTATGGTGGAGACCACCCGGCGAGCCGTTGCTGGGGGGATCACCGCCGTGCAACTACGCCATAAGACAGCGACTACAGAAGAGTTCATCGCCATTGGAAAGGAGCTGAAAGAAGTGCTGAAGGGCACCGAAGTCGCTCTGGTGATCAACGACAATGTAGAAGCTGCCCATGCCCTGCAAGCAGATGTCTTGCATATTGGTCAAGGGGATATGCCGGTTGAGGAAGCGCGTAAGCTGATTGGGCCGGAGATGATTTTGGGCCTATCCGTCGAGAGGCTCGATCTGGTCAAACAGGTCGATGCAAGTCAGGTTGATTATATCGGTATTGGACCTGTCTTTGCGACCCCAACCAAACCAGATCATAAACCTGCCATTGGCTTTGATGGATTGGCTGAGATTGCAGTTGCCAGCCCCGTACCGACGGTGGCGATTGGTGGCCTGAAAGCAGAGCATGTTGCGCAGATACTTGAGGCGGGCGCTGATGGCCTTGCAATTGTCTCAGCCATTTGCGGCCAGAAAGATGTAACCTCCGCAACCGAAGAATTTTCCAAATTGATCAAGGAGGCACGATCATGA
- a CDS encoding ABC transporter permease — MTLSKSLHSVLRPLAATALILAIWQALVSFADIPSFILPGPGKVINTLWSSRELIFEHSLITAWEVILGLVLGTLLGGLTALNLATSPMARYLIKPVLVLTQALPVFALAPLLTLWLGYGISSKILMAVLIIYFPVASSFFDGLMQTPKGWLDLAHVMNGNAKRILWRIRMPAAIPSFASGLRLAAVYAPIGAVIGEWVGASKGLGYLMLLANGRAKIDLMFAALFVLALLTLLLHIGVGKICDRLIRHYQ, encoded by the coding sequence ATGACCTTGTCCAAATCTCTTCATTCCGTGCTTCGCCCCCTTGCTGCGACCGCTCTCATTCTTGCAATCTGGCAGGCATTGGTCAGCTTTGCTGATATCCCATCCTTCATTCTTCCCGGTCCAGGAAAAGTGATCAATACTCTGTGGTCATCACGTGAGCTGATATTCGAACATAGTCTGATCACTGCATGGGAAGTGATCCTTGGCCTGGTTCTGGGTACACTGTTAGGCGGACTAACAGCTCTTAATCTGGCGACCTCCCCGATGGCTCGCTATTTGATCAAACCTGTATTGGTGCTGACGCAAGCTCTACCAGTCTTTGCCTTGGCGCCCCTGCTCACCCTTTGGCTTGGCTATGGCATCAGCTCCAAAATTTTGATGGCAGTGCTGATCATCTATTTCCCGGTGGCCTCCAGTTTCTTTGACGGTTTGATGCAGACACCGAAAGGCTGGCTGGATTTGGCGCATGTCATGAATGGCAATGCGAAGCGTATTCTTTGGCGTATTCGAATGCCTGCAGCCATCCCATCCTTTGCTTCAGGTCTGAGATTGGCGGCAGTCTATGCCCCAATCGGGGCTGTGATTGGCGAATGGGTCGGGGCTTCCAAGGGGCTTGGATATTTGATGTTGCTGGCCAACGGTCGCGCCAAGATCGATCTGATGTTTGCAGCGCTCTTTGTGTTGGCGCTTTTGACCCTGCTTCTCCATATCGGGGTTGGCAAGATCTGTGACCGGCTGATCCGTCACTATCAATAG
- a CDS encoding PilZ domain-containing protein codes for MSVEGLIKKDTKVLHNRIMQDQKENKHLRRHARHECFIIAVMTVLERSVPLEGVIKEISAGGVLFRPASTYLLYRKGERISLMLGDRQFSGKIVAVRPTGYGVKFLDTMEEDEIDSILEDLSIDRQ; via the coding sequence ATGAGTGTTGAAGGTCTGATCAAGAAAGATACCAAGGTCTTGCATAATCGCATCATGCAAGATCAGAAAGAAAACAAGCATCTGCGTCGTCATGCTCGTCATGAGTGCTTTATCATTGCTGTCATGACGGTCTTGGAACGTTCGGTGCCTCTGGAAGGGGTGATCAAGGAGATTTCCGCCGGAGGCGTTCTTTTTCGCCCTGCAAGTACCTATTTGCTATATCGCAAAGGTGAGCGCATTTCATTGATGCTGGGTGATCGTCAATTTTCGGGCAAGATTGTTGCGGTGCGTCCAACAGGGTATGGTGTGAAGTTCCTTGATACAATGGAAGAGGATGAGATAGATTCCATACTTGAGGATTTATCAATCGATCGCCAGTGA
- a CDS encoding ATP-binding cassette domain-containing protein, whose amino-acid sequence MSKFQKPNNDNGGNKGEVKRSLKRPATKDTPPDASKSPKGSIHPDMNLDQFDPQKMDLTAFHVSHGQHLFLVMRALASQWSDHARSRSYDAADLTDEFPTWELIEVEAEAQACTIFRHEKALSSLKQQHCPAILALDNNLCLLLLAVADDGSLVIETPKGDFVRLEAHDLARTYSGLFYALQPDRNQEVQLDGETASKSHEHTSHQGYRSEKDGLLQWLIEHVWKANKVLLIQLMIAAGISNLLMIALPIFIMSVYDRVIPHFATETLWTLSIGVLLAMAIDLGLRYVRLNLADAIGLAASVKLQSRLYKRLTRMPLKDAPRTPGGLADTLREMEGLCLIGPSLLVALSIDLPFVILIIALIAYLGGAAVWGAITGGIVIALMLGYGFRVSRKNGQQDARLLHQKTNQMAETIEALEAVKATGSQNRLLANWERLTDNQAITSHHARLHNTFAMQATMAASQLAIVLTVMIGVYQIGNSLMTVGNLAASILLVGRVIAPTSNIVSLLGRASMLSSILQKAQRLMEASEEAAGDTTRQPLKKHAASIAFNNVSFQFEGSEQRCLDDICLTIKPGEKVGIIGRNGSGKSTLLRMIPRFLEPTAGTILFDHFNLKQYDPMQLRRTMAYMPQDNILFDRSLRDNICLGIGDVESSRLFEVGKITGLNEFIAAHPQGYGLMVGPRGERLSGGERQAVCLARTLIDDAPILLLDEPTSAMDNSLEAHFVRACRGEVVDKTLVLTTHRTHLLKLVDRVIWLDKGKVIADGPRDKVLSSLKRNA is encoded by the coding sequence GAATCTGGATCAGTTTGATCCACAAAAGATGGATCTGACTGCCTTTCATGTTTCTCATGGTCAGCATCTCTTTTTGGTGATGAGGGCTCTTGCATCGCAGTGGTCAGACCATGCACGAAGCAGATCTTACGACGCTGCTGACCTGACCGATGAATTTCCAACGTGGGAATTGATTGAAGTGGAGGCCGAGGCACAAGCCTGCACGATCTTTCGTCACGAAAAGGCGCTGTCTTCCCTCAAACAACAGCACTGCCCTGCAATTCTGGCATTGGATAACAATCTATGCCTGCTGCTCCTGGCGGTCGCTGATGATGGTTCATTGGTGATTGAGACGCCAAAAGGAGATTTCGTAAGGCTTGAAGCGCACGATCTTGCACGTACCTACAGCGGTCTTTTCTATGCTTTACAGCCAGACCGCAATCAAGAGGTGCAGCTTGATGGGGAAACGGCGTCGAAGTCGCATGAGCATACCAGTCATCAGGGTTATCGATCAGAAAAAGATGGCCTGTTGCAATGGTTGATTGAGCATGTCTGGAAAGCGAACAAGGTGCTTTTGATCCAGTTGATGATCGCAGCTGGTATCTCCAATCTTCTGATGATCGCTCTACCGATATTCATCATGTCTGTCTACGATCGAGTGATCCCACATTTTGCAACGGAAACTCTATGGACTCTGTCCATCGGAGTGTTGCTGGCAATGGCTATTGATTTGGGTTTGCGCTATGTACGTCTCAATCTTGCTGATGCAATTGGTCTGGCTGCGAGTGTGAAATTGCAATCACGTTTGTATAAGCGCCTGACGCGAATGCCATTGAAAGATGCTCCAAGAACACCGGGAGGCCTGGCGGATACCCTGCGCGAGATGGAGGGACTCTGTTTGATAGGTCCTTCATTGCTGGTTGCATTATCCATTGATCTGCCTTTCGTTATTCTGATTATCGCATTGATAGCCTATTTGGGCGGAGCTGCTGTATGGGGTGCCATAACTGGCGGTATCGTTATTGCGCTGATGCTGGGGTATGGTTTCCGCGTTTCGCGAAAGAATGGTCAGCAAGATGCCCGGTTGTTGCATCAAAAAACCAATCAGATGGCAGAAACTATTGAGGCATTGGAAGCCGTCAAGGCAACCGGATCTCAAAATCGGCTTCTCGCCAATTGGGAGCGATTGACCGATAATCAGGCGATCACATCCCACCATGCAAGGCTCCATAATACATTCGCCATGCAAGCCACGATGGCGGCATCGCAACTGGCGATCGTTCTAACGGTCATGATCGGTGTCTATCAAATTGGCAATAGCCTGATGACCGTTGGTAATCTGGCCGCTTCCATACTGTTGGTCGGTCGGGTTATCGCACCCACAAGCAATATCGTTTCGCTGCTAGGCAGGGCATCCATGTTGTCCTCAATCTTGCAAAAAGCGCAAAGGCTAATGGAAGCCAGCGAAGAGGCCGCTGGAGATACCACCCGTCAGCCTTTGAAAAAGCACGCTGCTTCAATTGCTTTCAACAATGTATCCTTCCAATTTGAAGGATCGGAACAACGCTGTCTAGATGACATCTGCCTGACAATCAAACCGGGTGAAAAAGTTGGCATCATTGGCCGTAATGGTTCTGGAAAATCAACATTGTTGCGAATGATACCAAGATTTTTGGAGCCAACTGCGGGCACTATCTTGTTCGATCATTTCAATCTCAAGCAATATGATCCGATGCAGTTGCGCAGAACCATGGCTTACATGCCCCAGGACAACATTCTGTTCGACCGTTCCCTGCGTGACAATATTTGCCTCGGAATCGGCGATGTTGAATCCTCTCGCCTGTTTGAAGTCGGTAAGATTACCGGATTGAATGAATTTATTGCCGCCCATCCTCAAGGCTATGGTCTCATGGTGGGGCCACGTGGTGAGCGTTTGTCGGGAGGGGAACGACAGGCCGTCTGTCTTGCACGTACCCTGATCGATGATGCTCCTATCTTGCTGCTCGATGAACCAACCTCTGCAATGGATAATTCTCTGGAAGCGCATTTTGTGCGCGCTTGTCGCGGGGAGGTGGTTGATAAAACTCTGGTCTTGACCACGCATCGCACGCATTTGTTGAAACTGGTGGATCGAGTGATCTGGCTGGACAAGGGAAAAGTGATCGCAGATGGGCCTCGAGACAAGGTGCTTTCCAGCCTCAAGCGCAATGCGTAG
- a CDS encoding LysR substrate-binding domain-containing protein: MKLSINQLRALEAVVRTGSFSAAAKELGISQPSVSNHLLALEKHYCAQLIHRNGRLAEPTELCSEVLSRIRSVLAMTREVEQILEGRKQLQTGTIRLGYSTYQFALPVISKFMEQYPDVNIEARAMASHDLMPLLQDGNFDVAFISAKSPPPEVNAFEMRIEQMVAVVGKEHPLAQFEMLQWKQLADLPLIQREKSSETRRVFEANAIKAGISLKTVLALGSWGSIVTSVQSGMGVGIAMAGEVTELDNLVAIPIDDNELTVSHFLICLPEMQHIASIQAIFDIASQ, from the coding sequence ATGAAACTCTCCATCAATCAATTGCGTGCACTTGAAGCCGTGGTTCGTACTGGAAGTTTTTCTGCAGCTGCAAAAGAATTGGGTATTTCCCAGCCGTCGGTCTCCAATCATCTGCTGGCATTGGAAAAGCATTATTGCGCTCAACTCATTCATCGTAACGGACGTCTTGCTGAACCGACCGAGTTATGCAGTGAAGTTCTTTCCCGGATACGTTCCGTTTTGGCCATGACCCGGGAAGTCGAGCAAATTCTCGAGGGCCGCAAGCAACTCCAAACGGGCACCATTCGACTGGGATATTCAACATATCAATTTGCTCTGCCGGTAATTTCAAAATTCATGGAACAATATCCCGATGTGAATATCGAGGCCAGGGCTATGGCTTCGCATGATCTCATGCCTTTACTGCAGGATGGCAATTTTGATGTGGCCTTCATCTCGGCCAAATCCCCGCCACCTGAAGTAAATGCCTTTGAAATGCGTATCGAACAGATGGTTGCGGTGGTTGGCAAGGAGCATCCTCTGGCACAATTCGAGATGTTGCAATGGAAGCAACTGGCAGATTTGCCACTGATTCAACGAGAAAAAAGCTCCGAAACACGTCGGGTTTTCGAGGCCAATGCAATCAAGGCAGGCATCTCCTTGAAGACTGTGCTGGCATTAGGGTCGTGGGGATCGATTGTCACGTCTGTTCAGAGTGGAATGGGGGTGGGAATCGCAATGGCGGGAGAGGTGACGGAATTGGACAATCTGGTTGCCATTCCAATTGATGACAATGAGCTTACGGTCTCGCATTTTTTGATCTGTTTACCGGAAATGCAGCACATCGCCTCTATCCAGGCGATTTTCGATATTGCCAGTCAATAA
- the tenA gene encoding thiaminase II, which translates to MTAHPDYGRAYQLWRQASGKAWDLYARHAFVEGLKDGTLPKEAFLHYLIQDYVFLIHFSRAWALAVVKSESLEELKIASGTVNALVNFEMQLHVGICAEHGISEEQLFEAEEEFANLAYTRYVLDAGQNGDLVDLLAALMPCVLGYGEIGERLGREATEGTPYQQWIDTYAGEEFQDVCRDVGSMLDRAVAARIGDDFESSPRWAKLCERFTMATKLEAGFWDMGMAGAD; encoded by the coding sequence ATGACGGCTCATCCTGACTATGGCCGGGCATATCAGCTCTGGCGACAGGCAAGCGGCAAGGCATGGGATCTCTATGCCCGCCACGCCTTTGTAGAAGGACTAAAAGACGGCACATTGCCGAAAGAAGCCTTTCTGCACTATCTCATCCAGGATTATGTCTTTCTGATCCACTTCTCCAGAGCTTGGGCTTTGGCAGTGGTGAAATCGGAAAGCCTGGAAGAGTTGAAAATCGCCTCTGGCACCGTCAATGCGCTGGTCAATTTCGAGATGCAACTCCATGTCGGCATTTGTGCCGAACATGGCATCAGCGAAGAGCAGCTGTTTGAAGCCGAGGAAGAATTTGCCAATCTTGCCTATACCCGCTATGTGCTGGATGCAGGGCAGAATGGTGACCTGGTTGATCTTCTGGCTGCCCTGATGCCATGCGTGCTTGGCTATGGCGAGATTGGTGAACGTCTGGGGCGTGAAGCAACTGAGGGCACTCCTTATCAGCAATGGATTGATACCTATGCTGGCGAAGAGTTTCAGGATGTTTGCCGCGATGTTGGTAGCATGCTTGATCGCGCAGTCGCCGCCCGTATCGGCGACGACTTCGAGTCTTCCCCACGTTGGGCCAAACTGTGTGAGCGCTTCACCATGGCTACCAAGCTGGAAGCAGGCTTTTGGGATATGGGTATGGCGGGAGCTGACTAG
- a CDS encoding ABC transporter ATP-binding protein: MANPIGISLTGKAHFDAVPLFDQLELTLKPGEWTCLLGPSGIGKTTILRLIAGLAAGVTFEGSIDATDGQPLSDRLAYMAQTDLLMPWATVLDNVLIGARLRGSNGDKDKAQDLLAKLELADHISKKPSALSGGQRQRVALARTLMEERSIVLLDEPFSALDARMRSEMQELAAEWLQHSTILLVTHDPAEAARLGETIYLMSEKGLSEVEPPASPAVRAVDDEAMLACQGRLLKQLREARS, from the coding sequence ATGGCGAACCCGATTGGAATTTCCCTTACAGGTAAGGCGCATTTTGATGCGGTACCCTTGTTTGACCAATTGGAACTTACCTTGAAACCCGGAGAATGGACCTGCCTGCTTGGTCCATCCGGGATTGGCAAGACAACCATCCTTCGCCTTATTGCCGGTCTGGCAGCCGGAGTGACTTTCGAAGGCTCCATTGATGCAACGGACGGTCAGCCGCTTAGCGATCGCTTGGCCTATATGGCCCAAACCGATTTGCTGATGCCTTGGGCAACCGTGCTCGACAATGTGCTGATCGGAGCACGACTACGCGGCTCCAACGGCGACAAAGATAAAGCGCAGGATCTCCTGGCCAAGCTTGAGCTGGCAGATCACATCTCCAAGAAACCATCAGCCCTTTCTGGTGGTCAACGGCAACGCGTTGCTCTCGCCCGTACCTTGATGGAAGAACGCTCCATCGTGCTGCTGGACGAACCTTTCTCAGCGCTGGATGCCCGCATGCGGTCTGAAATGCAGGAATTGGCTGCCGAATGGCTTCAACATTCGACCATCCTTTTGGTTACCCATGATCCAGCAGAAGCTGCCCGGTTAGGCGAGACTATCTATCTAATGAGTGAAAAAGGTCTCAGCGAAGTGGAACCACCAGCCAGCCCGGCTGTTCGTGCGGTTGATGATGAAGCAATGCTGGCCTGTCAGGGAAGGCTTTTGAAGCAATTGCGGGAGGCGAGATCATGA
- a CDS encoding ABC transporter substrate-binding protein: MRLFVFLASLLFAAPAFAADKLSLILDWFVNPDHGPIIVAQEKGYFKEQGLEVEVIAPADPADPPKLAAAGKADLAVSYQPQLHLQVAEGLPLKRVGTLVGTPLNCLLVLEDGPIKKISDLKGKKVGFSVAGVEEAVLGTMLASDGLKMTDVEMVNVNWSLSPSLMSKQVDAVIGAFRNFELNQMEIEGIAGRCFYPEAQGIPSYDELIYVANPEKMDADKIKRFLAATEKATQFIVNYPEESWKIFSGTSKELQDELNAKAWVDTWPRFTLSPAALDHGRYARYEDFLLKSGLTKKILPVSDLAIDLGAAK, translated from the coding sequence ATGCGTCTCTTTGTTTTTCTTGCTTCACTTCTGTTTGCAGCGCCTGCATTTGCTGCCGATAAGCTGTCTCTGATCCTTGACTGGTTCGTAAACCCTGACCACGGCCCTATCATCGTTGCCCAGGAAAAAGGCTATTTCAAAGAGCAAGGCCTTGAAGTGGAAGTGATCGCTCCAGCTGATCCTGCTGACCCACCAAAGCTCGCTGCTGCTGGCAAAGCTGATCTGGCTGTTTCCTATCAGCCACAGTTGCATTTGCAAGTTGCTGAAGGTCTGCCACTGAAGCGCGTTGGCACCTTGGTTGGCACCCCACTGAACTGTCTTCTGGTTCTTGAAGACGGTCCGATCAAGAAGATTTCAGATCTGAAAGGCAAGAAGGTTGGCTTCTCTGTTGCAGGTGTTGAAGAAGCCGTTCTAGGCACCATGCTGGCGTCAGATGGTCTGAAAATGACCGATGTCGAGATGGTCAATGTCAACTGGTCGCTGTCTCCATCCCTGATGAGTAAACAGGTTGATGCTGTTATCGGTGCTTTCCGTAACTTTGAGCTGAACCAGATGGAAATTGAAGGCATTGCTGGTCGTTGTTTCTACCCAGAAGCACAGGGCATCCCATCCTATGATGAGCTGATCTATGTCGCCAATCCAGAGAAAATGGATGCTGACAAGATCAAGCGCTTCCTGGCAGCTACCGAGAAAGCAACCCAGTTCATCGTGAACTATCCGGAAGAATCCTGGAAAATCTTCTCTGGCACCTCCAAAGAGCTGCAAGATGAGTTGAACGCCAAGGCCTGGGTTGATACCTGGCCACGCTTCACCCTGTCTCCAGCGGCGCTCGACCATGGTCGTTACGCTCGCTACGAAGACTTCCTGCTGAAATCTGGTCTGACCAAGAAAATTCTACCAGTTTCTGATCTGGCAATCGATCTGGGTGCAGCCAAATAA
- the thiD gene encoding bifunctional hydroxymethylpyrimidine kinase/phosphomethylpyrimidine kinase yields MIATALSIAGSDPSGGAGIQADLKAFSARGVYGMTALTALTAQNTQGVSGVHLVPPSFVADQIASIFDDIRVDAVKIGMIANADIAAAVADALHSHKDVPIVLDPVMIAKGGHPLLEPEAMEMVRTRLLPLAHMLTPNLPEAAALLGQTEAKTRDEMLAQGKALLALGPKAILMKGGHLDSEESPDLLVTEDGVSWFEAERINTVNTHGTGCTLSAALAAELAKEKDPAAAVAAAKSYLAGAVAMADDLNVGSHNKDKTGHGPTHHFHELWAE; encoded by the coding sequence ATGATTGCCACCGCTCTTTCCATTGCCGGTTCTGATCCCTCTGGTGGTGCTGGCATTCAGGCTGATTTGAAAGCCTTTTCAGCGCGTGGTGTCTATGGCATGACCGCATTGACGGCATTGACCGCGCAGAACACACAAGGGGTCAGCGGTGTTCATCTGGTGCCCCCATCATTTGTGGCCGATCAGATTGCCTCCATTTTTGACGACATCCGCGTCGATGCTGTCAAAATCGGTATGATTGCCAATGCTGATATTGCTGCAGCGGTTGCGGACGCCTTACACTCCCACAAGGATGTTCCGATTGTGCTGGATCCGGTGATGATTGCCAAAGGTGGTCATCCATTGCTGGAACCTGAAGCCATGGAGATGGTTCGTACGCGCTTGTTGCCATTGGCACACATGCTGACCCCTAACCTTCCAGAAGCCGCTGCTCTGCTTGGTCAGACCGAAGCCAAAACGCGTGATGAAATGCTTGCCCAAGGCAAGGCACTTCTTGCTCTCGGACCCAAAGCCATTCTTATGAAGGGTGGTCATCTGGATAGCGAAGAAAGTCCCGATCTTTTGGTCACGGAAGATGGAGTGAGTTGGTTCGAGGCCGAGCGCATCAATACGGTCAACACCCATGGTACAGGCTGCACGCTTTCTGCAGCCCTCGCTGCTGAACTTGCAAAGGAAAAAGATCCCGCAGCTGCGGTTGCGGCTGCCAAGTCCTATCTGGCTGGTGCGGTCGCCATGGCTGATGATCTGAATGTCGGTTCCCATAACAAGGATAAGACCGGTCACGGTCCAACCCACCACTTTCATGAATTGTGGGCTGAATAA